In one Prosthecochloris aestuarii DSM 271 genomic region, the following are encoded:
- a CDS encoding ABC transporter permease has translation MMTRKNNDTTRPEVARSRISIAPGIWIARRFSFARQRFRVINVISAISLAGIILGVSTLLIVMSVLNGFQQLAWDLFATIESPVQMLPAEGNTMSVPDSLLAELESLDAVYAAEPFSEGQAVLAGQGNGELVVVKGITAAAQQRLIARTPRETPYFSQATLSVGEMLAYKAGLSKGEQVRIFSPELISLGLESLSTPWLLPALSFPVAQIESIFSLQRIFNDHYVLTSGEMARKILLQTNDSYSGIDIRGSGNRAEHALLKSSLEAWLHLRGLDEHYRLRTLDEKYRDIFGVMQIEKWVSFSILTLVIMVAALSLTGSLTMTAIDKQKELFYLRCLGLEKPQFVTIFIVEGAMIGLAGTLIGSVAAWAACSVQQQFGVLELPSKSAFIIDAYPVSMLWTDFAAVNIMTLMVSLLVSLYPAFKAAHIAENRGLATKAE, from the coding sequence ATGATGACACGCAAAAACAACGACACCACCCGACCAGAGGTTGCGCGCAGCCGGATTTCCATAGCTCCAGGTATCTGGATTGCCCGGCGCTTCAGTTTTGCACGTCAGCGATTCAGGGTGATTAATGTTATTTCGGCCATCAGTCTTGCCGGAATCATTCTGGGGGTCAGTACGCTGCTCATCGTCATGAGTGTGCTCAACGGTTTTCAGCAGCTTGCCTGGGACCTTTTTGCAACCATAGAGAGTCCGGTGCAGATGCTACCCGCAGAAGGCAATACCATGAGCGTTCCTGATTCGCTGCTTGCCGAACTTGAATCGCTCGATGCCGTTTATGCCGCAGAACCGTTTTCTGAAGGCCAGGCTGTTCTTGCCGGACAGGGGAATGGAGAACTTGTCGTTGTCAAAGGGATAACCGCAGCTGCTCAGCAACGCCTGATTGCCCGAACACCGAGAGAGACCCCGTATTTCAGCCAAGCAACGCTGTCTGTCGGAGAGATGCTTGCCTACAAAGCGGGGCTCAGCAAGGGAGAGCAGGTCAGGATTTTCAGTCCGGAACTCATCTCCCTTGGCCTTGAATCGCTTTCTACCCCCTGGCTGCTTCCAGCGCTGTCATTTCCTGTCGCGCAGATCGAATCGATCTTCTCTCTTCAGCGTATTTTCAATGACCACTATGTCCTGACGTCGGGAGAGATGGCCAGGAAGATTCTGCTGCAGACAAACGATTCGTATTCCGGCATTGATATCAGGGGCAGCGGTAACAGGGCAGAGCACGCTCTTCTGAAGAGCAGTCTTGAAGCGTGGCTGCACTTGCGTGGACTTGATGAACACTATCGTTTGAGAACCCTCGATGAAAAATACCGCGATATTTTCGGGGTCATGCAGATTGAAAAATGGGTCAGTTTCAGCATTTTGACGCTTGTGATCATGGTTGCCGCCCTGAGTCTGACCGGTTCCCTGACCATGACGGCTATCGACAAACAGAAAGAGCTCTTCTATCTTCGCTGTCTCGGTCTTGAAAAACCGCAGTTTGTGACAATTTTCATCGTGGAAGGAGCTATGATCGGTCTGGCAGGTACCCTTATCGGTTCTGTAGCTGCCTGGGCGGCATGTTCTGTTCAACAACAGTTCGGGGTGCTTGAACTGCCTTCTAAAAGCGCATTTATTATCGATGCCTATCCGGTCTCCATGCTCTGGACCGATTTTGCTGCTGTCAATATCATGACCTTGATGGTGTCACTGCTCGTGAGCCTCTATCCGGCTTTCAAGGCTGCCCATATTGCAGAAAACAGAGGACTGGCAACAAAAGCTGAATAG
- a CDS encoding GGDEF domain-containing protein codes for MRQSSETFNRNLHFKAVVVAGVICSMLLLVGTAGFLFYQTRLQQRADEIQTLYKDLLDFRSMLTKLQLAEERPEIFRKVIQNTTPVTLHSLNYPELGEQSRLSEIAHWLQSQHSMLEKMLREIEMQKSGAEGIISRKILQLDEVMLQVSLELHHAHEQTSGTIQFFLFIVLLILLLFSGGATTLIIKNYRQTVIPLNRLAGTLLQFNKDLPESIHDTAEDVKKSCPKDCFSSDINRVTETIVTFCQDLEMKNRKLDELFIKDEKTNLYNYRHFKEHLIGDVARAKRYNDLVSLAMLDIDHFKAYNDANGHIAGDRVLQRIAEIILEECRHTDMPARFGGEEFAILFPRTDAAQARGIVVRLMEVICAEPFERERNQPGGRLTISAGIATFPHDAQGWYSLINNADRALYESKSTGRNKVINYEEIRTEGSLS; via the coding sequence ATGAGGCAATCTTCAGAAACCTTTAACAGGAACCTTCATTTTAAGGCTGTTGTTGTCGCAGGAGTTATCTGTTCGATGCTGTTGCTTGTCGGAACAGCAGGATTTCTGTTTTACCAGACAAGACTGCAGCAAAGAGCTGATGAGATTCAGACCTTGTATAAGGATCTGCTTGATTTCCGATCTATGCTGACCAAACTGCAGCTGGCTGAAGAACGCCCTGAAATTTTCAGGAAAGTCATTCAGAATACAACGCCTGTCACGTTGCATTCACTCAATTATCCTGAGCTTGGAGAACAGTCAAGGCTTTCGGAAATAGCCCATTGGCTTCAATCCCAGCACAGCATGCTCGAAAAGATGCTCCGGGAAATAGAAATGCAGAAAAGCGGCGCTGAGGGTATCATTTCACGCAAAATCCTTCAGCTCGACGAGGTCATGCTCCAGGTCTCTCTGGAACTGCATCACGCTCATGAACAGACATCGGGCACTATCCAGTTCTTTTTATTTATCGTGCTCCTGATTCTGTTGCTTTTTTCGGGAGGAGCAACAACACTGATCATAAAAAATTACAGGCAAACCGTTATCCCGCTCAACAGGCTTGCAGGAACCCTCCTGCAGTTCAACAAGGACCTTCCGGAAAGCATTCACGATACCGCTGAAGATGTCAAAAAGAGCTGCCCAAAGGATTGCTTTTCCAGTGATATCAACCGTGTTACTGAAACTATCGTGACTTTTTGTCAGGATCTGGAAATGAAAAACAGGAAGCTCGATGAACTTTTCATTAAAGATGAGAAAACGAATCTGTATAATTACCGTCATTTCAAGGAGCATCTTATCGGCGATGTCGCACGCGCAAAACGCTATAATGATCTCGTTTCCCTTGCCATGCTTGATATTGATCATTTTAAAGCCTACAATGATGCCAACGGTCACATTGCCGGCGACCGTGTCTTGCAGCGAATCGCAGAGATCATCCTTGAAGAGTGCCGTCATACCGATATGCCTGCTCGCTTCGGGGGAGAAGAGTTTGCCATTTTGTTTCCCCGTACCGATGCAGCCCAGGCCAGGGGTATCGTGGTTCGCCTGATGGAGGTCATTTGCGCAGAACCTTTTGAACGGGAACGCAATCAGCCCGGCGGAAGGCTGACCATTAGCGCTGGGATCGCCACCTTTCCGCATGATGCGCAGGGGTGGTATTCGTTGATCAACAATGCCGACAGGGCATTGTATGAATCCAAATCGACAGGAAGAAATAAAGTTATCAATTATGAAGAGATCAGGACGGAGGGTTCTCTAAGTTGA
- the rd gene encoding rubredoxin, translated as MDKWVCGPCGYIYDPEYGDPDNGIEPGTPFEDIPEDWVCPVCGVDKTLFEKTEE; from the coding sequence ATGGACAAATGGGTATGTGGACCTTGCGGCTATATTTATGACCCTGAATATGGCGATCCGGATAACGGCATTGAGCCGGGCACGCCATTTGAAGATATCCCGGAAGACTGGGTTTGTCCTGTCTGCGGCGTCGATAAAACACTCTTTGAAAAAACTGAAGAGTAA
- a CDS encoding ABC transporter permease: MKPELYIARRFAFKQRSTSKPTFIVMIAVTGIAVGTTALILTLSIVKGFSVKIEEKLVAFSSHMQVRQSDGRLFYPLDADTRRLSHIDNVLSITPFMEKNVILQSRKGKKTLIQPAMLKGFNAAETPDFLRESIVDGESIAESGGNNLDILVGSSLAETLDIGPGSRVLVISTSKQATGALLAGSDTIVDLLSNMDLELATVRGVYETGLNEGFDDYMVIADLGALQKHFHPSRISGYEIMVNDLARLNETTRAAADTLGYPFYSYTVYERYANLFEWLKLQQNITPLLIITITIVAVFNIISTLLVLIIEKTREIGMLMALGLGPSKLSSIFLSQAFLIALIGIALGNLLALGFSVFELHFHLISLPEKNYFIKHVPILIDFRDYLLVSAVVASLSLLFAFIPARVAASLKPGTALLT, encoded by the coding sequence TTGAAACCCGAGTTATATATAGCAAGGCGCTTTGCCTTTAAGCAACGATCGACATCCAAACCAACATTTATCGTCATGATCGCCGTGACCGGTATTGCGGTTGGTACGACCGCACTGATCCTGACATTGTCGATTGTCAAGGGGTTTTCGGTCAAGATCGAAGAAAAACTGGTAGCCTTCAGTTCCCATATGCAGGTTCGCCAGTCCGACGGTCGGCTGTTTTATCCGCTCGATGCAGATACCCGTCGTCTGAGTCATATCGACAATGTGCTCTCGATTACCCCTTTTATGGAGAAAAATGTCATTCTTCAGAGCAGGAAAGGCAAAAAAACCCTTATTCAGCCGGCCATGCTGAAAGGCTTCAATGCCGCAGAGACTCCGGACTTTTTGCGCGAGAGTATTGTTGACGGGGAATCGATTGCAGAAAGCGGCGGGAACAATCTCGATATCCTGGTAGGAAGCTCTCTTGCCGAAACGCTTGATATCGGACCAGGCAGCAGGGTTCTGGTGATCAGTACCTCGAAACAGGCGACAGGTGCTTTGCTGGCTGGAAGCGATACGATCGTTGATCTTCTTTCAAACATGGATCTTGAACTTGCTACGGTAAGGGGAGTCTATGAAACCGGTCTGAATGAAGGGTTTGATGATTATATGGTCATCGCTGATCTTGGTGCGCTGCAAAAGCATTTTCATCCGTCACGCATAAGCGGTTATGAAATCATGGTCAACGACCTGGCTCGTCTCAATGAAACCACCAGGGCCGCAGCAGATACGCTTGGCTATCCCTTTTACAGTTATACTGTCTATGAGCGTTATGCAAATCTGTTTGAATGGCTGAAGCTGCAGCAGAATATTACCCCGCTGTTGATCATTACCATTACGATTGTCGCTGTTTTTAATATCATATCAACGCTTCTGGTGCTGATTATCGAAAAAACCCGTGAGATAGGGATGCTTATGGCGCTGGGGCTTGGACCATCAAAGCTCAGCAGCATTTTTCTTTCACAGGCTTTTTTGATTGCTCTGATAGGTATTGCTTTAGGCAATCTTCTCGCTCTGGGGTTTTCGGTATTCGAACTGCATTTTCATCTGATTTCTCTTCCTGAAAAGAACTATTTCATCAAACATGTTCCGATATTGATCGACTTCCGGGATTATCTGCTTGTTTCTGCTGTGGTCGCATCGCTTTCGCTGCTCTTCGCGTTCATTCCAGCGCGGGTTGCGGCATCGCTCAAGCCGGGAACCGCACTTTTGACATGA
- a CDS encoding substrate-binding domain-containing protein, with protein sequence MAEKKPNIRVPVIIAVIFAIAVLALATSRLASHFLKNEESPVSGTLTVAADSLLAPVITRIGESFVSYYPDAVLDVQKKRTQDLIYDFAMGRIQAAVLTGEPTEEERAVIDGNGRSFRLEPVARGAVVCLVHTNSSSMNIGIDALHDLYTSGTSQEGLKPFINGEHQRFQRLVMALIAPDARHLTAWKAASDREVFETVMRDPAAIGFLPVTSVRAFMSEMSGSPRLPVIAAVTTGSENPAVLPSQDAIYEGRYPLCYTLYYLYDPYLPLATGFGAWMTEQGQKGFMRSALAPYRLPSRTIHLD encoded by the coding sequence ATGGCTGAAAAAAAACCGAATATACGTGTTCCGGTTATAATTGCCGTCATTTTTGCCATAGCGGTTCTGGCTTTGGCAACATCTCGTCTTGCTTCACATTTTCTGAAGAATGAAGAGAGTCCGGTCAGTGGAACGCTTACTGTCGCTGCCGACAGTTTACTTGCGCCTGTGATAACCCGGATCGGGGAGTCGTTTGTCAGCTATTATCCTGATGCTGTTCTTGATGTTCAGAAAAAACGTACTCAGGACCTTATCTATGATTTTGCCATGGGCCGCATTCAGGCTGCTGTGCTGACCGGGGAGCCGACCGAAGAGGAAAGAGCTGTTATTGATGGCAATGGGCGTTCCTTTCGCCTGGAACCGGTGGCTCGTGGAGCAGTTGTTTGTCTGGTTCATACCAACAGCTCGTCCATGAATATCGGTATCGATGCGCTGCATGATCTCTATACCTCCGGCACCTCGCAAGAGGGACTCAAACCCTTTATCAATGGCGAGCACCAGAGATTCCAGCGACTTGTGATGGCTCTGATCGCCCCTGATGCGCGTCATCTGACCGCATGGAAAGCCGCCAGCGACAGGGAGGTGTTTGAAACAGTCATGCGTGACCCTGCCGCAATAGGGTTTCTTCCGGTTACAAGCGTCCGTGCTTTTATGAGCGAGATGTCTGGTTCTCCACGACTGCCTGTTATTGCAGCTGTAACGACAGGCTCTGAAAATCCAGCAGTCCTTCCTTCCCAGGATGCAATCTATGAGGGCCGTTATCCGCTTTGCTATACGTTGTACTATCTCTATGACCCGTACCTTCCGCTTGCAACCGGTTTTGGTGCATGGATGACTGAGCAGGGGCAGAAAGGGTTTATGCGCAGCGCTCTGGCGCCATATAGACTGCCATCAAGAACCATACATCTCGACTGA